TTTATTGGTTATTTTTATCTTTATGCGATGGTTGCTATTATTTTTAGAGTACAATTGTTTTGAGTGCTAGATTGTAATTAATAATGGGTTATAGCTCTTTTGAGTAAAAGCCGGGATGTTatatttcattattaaaaaaaatcaccaatATATGTACTGCTTTAATTCCACTTAATGTAGTAAATTTGCGCCTAACTTGACTAAATGTTCTTCAGGTGGAAGCTCTGAAGTCGTATCAGGTAATCCTAACGATGAATTATTGACTGAAACTGACAagatgggagaggaagggaacaGCTTGCAAGTTGCAAGCGCGAAGGCGACTACGATCACCTCACACCAGCCGAGAGGCGTTTACATGGAGCAGAAGCAGATGATTGATAAACACAAGTGGCCAACAAGTCACACAGGGAATCGCATCAAGTATTTCAACTAATACCTGGCACTACGACATCCCAAAAAGTTGGGCCCCGGTTAAATCTTGAATGTTCTTCAGAGGTTTTATGCTGGTATGCTTTCTGTGCTGCTGACCCATCCAGCCATCTGTTAGCCTGTGATGCTCCTCCTACCTATATGGTAGTCTTTGAAActcatgaagataaagattaagctGGCGCATCACAAGACTAAACGTTTGGTTAGTCTTGGGAAGATCTGAAGATCTGAGTGTGGTATTTCGAAAATCCAAACCATGTTTAATACTTGGATGCATGTATGTGCTTCATATGTGTCCAAATTTACATGtatgttagtgaatctagacaatagatataaagaaaaaaagtctTATAATGTGGAACACAGGGAGTACGGTTTTAAATATGAAATGAAATATAAGAGAGCCGCCATGTTGAATGATGCAAGTTTTGCTATGTAACAAGTAGGTTAGATGCATTAGCAGATAACACGATTAAAAGGGAAACTAACAACTTCCTAGATGAttcatgcaagtttttttttacatgacAAAATGCTTCGGGGGACGGATTTTGTCATGtaaaaaaaacccctcaaatcTCGTATTGAAAGATGTAACAAAACCCAAGCTAGAAAAATGCAAGAACTACAGGGTCTAGCATATTGCTCAGAGATTCATGAGAAACAATCAGAGAACTTTGAAGACTATGAATGGATTTAGATACTTCAGAACAAATAGCCTCTTCATTTGTATTTCCATTTCCCAGCAACAAAAAGACAAAGATACAACAGTTTCTATTAACATCATTCAAAACCTCGTAAAGGTATATCACTATACAGCCACAGAATTGGAAAAACAATGAAGCTTTGATAATTATCAGAGGGAAAAATATCAAAGATTGCATTGAGATAATTGTCAATTATAAGCAACCACAGAACTTGCTCATTTTGTTTCACACCTATGTTATTCTTTGAACACGATTAAAAAACTTCCTCCGAATCAACTAATCAATCATCCCAAATTACTAATAGCTACAGACTAAGGAAAGACTCGAAAAAGATAGTTTTTGAACATGAGGTGATCAGAGAAATTTGAAGACACACCCATACCCTTTTCTCGCAGTTATCCCTGTACCCAATCTCAAGAGAACAGGGGCTAATGGTCCGGGTCAAACATAAGAAAATACCATCCAAGAACAGCATGCACATAGATGACTATCAAACAAAAGTACCTTAAGTCTTGGTAATAACTTACATAATCATACAAGAAATAATATCAGGGAAGCCTATCACACAAGATCATTGCATGTTGCGATCTAAGAGGAGAAAAAGCTGAAAGCCAAACAAAAATTACCCACTGGAATTCAAGTTACTCCACTCCCCAGCATGGACTAAAAACCATATTCACCAGCTTCATACATTTTAATTAGAGCAGGACAATCCGAGTACAAAGTTTATAACTGAAACTAGGAAAACACAGCAAGCCAGCCAGGGTTCAGACTCCTAGAATGGAAAACATCTTGCCTCTCAAGATTGGCAAGAAGATAATTGGAGTAAGAAGCTCAGACAGTAACACAAATGCAGCTCCTAGCTCAAAATGTCTGAACTCCGAACAATGATATAATCTGGTAAAGAAGTTCAGGCCACACTACTCTTAAGAACCAGTGGATGTGTTGAACTGACCAAGGACACAGTAACACATCTACTACAAGTTCACAACCCCTGGCCATTCTGTATGCTCAACAAGCTTCCTGAAAAGAAACCAATTGAGTGAATATTCTTAACATCCACCAAGTCTGAACCCAAAGTGTCCGTCTCCGGATCATATAACCGCATCACCCGCCTCGTGTATTGCCCTTCGAAGTTGGCTAAGTGCACAGTTATGTAGATGAGTATCCTGCCATCATCTAGAATCAGTGAGGGATGTGCATGAGGGAAAATGTGTTCAGTGTCCCAGGTATCCATCTCCAAAACAATCCTATACTTCTTCTCCCAAATCTGCTTCTCCGAGTCCATCAGATACCAGAGGTCTACGTAGGATTTGATCTCCGCGCTTCGATAATCCGTGTACTGAGCTACAACCAATGCACCACTCAGCTCGGACAATGACAGATTCTGGTACACCGACATCTCAAGGGGCTCAGGGAGGATCTCATCGATGTTGTTCATCTCCGGATGGGTCGCCATTGGTCCCTCCAGGTATGATATCCACCTCTCGGAGCAGAGATCGAACAGGGCCATGTGATCCATCTCGTAGGATTCGCGATGCGCGTTCTTGACGCCATTGGGACGGCCATCCAGCAAGAAGTAGACGACGCCATTGATGACGACGCCGCCGATGGCGTCCCTCCGGACGCACATCGGCAGCGCCTTCTTGGCCCTCCACCGCATATGGTATCTGCTGCTCTCGTCCAGACTCAAGATCTCGAACAGCTGTTCGGGGAATTGCTTGTTGTGGCAATCCGTGAGGACGCGGAGCACCTTGTAATCGCCATTGCTGTCCCTGCCGTACTTGAAGGAGCCGTCGAAGTCGCTCAGAGATCTTCCCCGGAGGGAGTGCGGCGTCGACAGCGGCTCCGGCaggtggacggcggcgccggtgatCGGGTTGAGGAGGGTGGCCCTGCAGGTGTAGACCTCGGTGACGCAGAGGAGGTCGAGGTTGGTGGTGGGGAGGACGAGGTgggtggcggcgtggcggatGCGCTTGACGACGCTGCCGGAGAGGTCCATGAGGAGGACGTCGACGGAGGGGAACACGTCGAAGTCgagcacgccgccggcgaggagcgggccgcggtggcgcgcggcgtgcGCGGCGACGAACGTCGCGTCGGTGGTGAGCGCCCGCCACGACCTGCACACGCCGCGGAGGCGGCACACGTCCTTGGGCCCCAGCCGCAGCAGCACCTCGAACAGCACGTCCGCCggcagcgccgcgccgccgccttcgccgccgccggcggcggagggggaagCCGTCGTCCCCGCCTCGCCGCTCACCTTGGCGCACTGGCTCCGCGACGCCATTGCTGACAAACACACACCAAATCAGCAAGACACTTTACTACCTCGAGCACATAAATATCTTTAAACCGATAATCTTTCCGACTTACGTGTAGACTATTCTTTTATGATAATCTTCTCAACTTACGTGTAGACTATGTAGATGTCGCTGGAGAAGTGATTTGAGATGATCCAAAAGTGCAACAACGATAATCTTATCTGGTCCAAAATGAAAGTATTAGCTAGAGAATTATCCAAAGtgaaattttaataatataaaatatggATCAAAGTACaattaacttaaaaaaacaacgaaACGGAAGATATAAAAGAACAGTcgatgcgacgacgacgacacagcGCGCGATTCTGGTGGCGAAGAAATCAAgaaccctagctagctagatagtACGAAGGGGAAGATTAGCGGGGGTTGGTTTCAGATCCGACGCCGACGAACTCCGGTGGAAACTAACCTTCGTCTACCTCACCTCCGGTGCGGCGGCGAAGAGAGGAGGGGATCTCCTTGCAATGGTGGCGatggtgggaggaggaggaggaggaggagcaccatTATTTGTGTCCGTGGAAAGAGTGGGGCAGCAACAATTCAGCCAATGAGAAGGCTACAACTCCTGTGTGCATGGTACGACGACGATGGAGTGAtactgaagattttttttttttggaggttaGTTCAAGAAAAACGTGGGAATCCAATATGGATGTTTgttttggaagaaaaaaaatgaaatgattATTCAAATGCTTGGAAGGACGGTTTGATAGGGACTGGTCGCTGGACGGGATCGGTTTTCGACAAGCAGGAAACCACGGCTGATGAAGCCTGttgtggtttttctttttctttttttttttggagaagtCTACTTTACGTCCCTAGAATATGGGTACTAGGTAGGTTCCAATAATATTCTTCAACCGCAAAATTGGATAGAgcactgtcacgcccggaatttctatacaaaattccaaacgcttacatgtgtgttacatcctcgtccaggaatcagccgaggcacacaataacaaattgataatagagtactatTAAACAGCTAATTAATATTCGCAAAATAgcaaattattacagaggtggatagttcctctcaaagaataaaattctacgcagcggaaataaaacaaaatacagaacagctatggcgactccactccacaagcaacttAACCCGGACAAAGCCTAGTCCTCCAAATCATTACCTTCACTGAaatactcctcctctgatgaatgaatattgcaagaatgagcatatgacatactcaacaagccacacaacaaatatgcaagtgcacaggataacaaaggatggcatagtaaagctcatttgcataaataacATTTATTAAACCTTTGAGAGAATaataaaacagttgaataattaatcagtattaaataaacaccatacaacacaactgtgttgcataggcccaacctcatctgaacaaccaaccccggttgtacaaatcaaacctccataccaggaatatatcattccaaaccaggagtcaaattaacacaatattatcattaatgagtagtgtgagactaatcacgaaaaatattgttaaactcacccataaccgcgggtacggctattcgaatagtttactctgatcagaggtgtaccactgtacccacaagacacagctccacaacatgtcaccatgcgccttagtaccaccacggtaccttggaaaggaactgtgacaatacctctcacactgtcacatcctgatttttgtttcaggatttataaattatttaataaattattattagaatttatattaaatgttcattaatttacaagtgaagttaaatgtgggaaataaaatttcctaaatataaagcatggatggatttaattttgattaaattctccatgattaattacactctctgaaattttctcagatgtttcggagctcaattcttaatttttaatcatacaaagagcatttcagtaattacccacatattaaattaatcattaaatggtctgtttttaatattgttaaatactttgggtgtccaagtatgttcaagatttttcttggaattatttgagcataggaagtatttttaacaattcaaagatcatttcattgattaatttaattggaaaagtaataataatcctcttcctagtcttgggccctttccagcccatctccctcttttgtctgcacggccgtgcagcccaagtcggcccagccgagcttcccccttctctttctttctttgctttgttttcagccagcccaagacgaaaagtctaatttgcGTCCCTCGACACTGTTTATCTTCTACCTCTAGCAGCCGAACTGAGACCGATTTGGCTCggtttttctcctccaaatctgacctttccccttgtgtttttctaaaattagttgaggggaaatattcctcttatcctcctctatctttatccccaaaaatcggagctaatcgttgagtatcttatccgaatcgaactcgttttcgagtttatctccaaaaccgagtttttgatttcccggatcgatttcttgcgggaggagtccgatctcttcaatccaaggctataaataggacccctagtcctcctctttcgtttgccccctctcccgtggtctcccgtgcctcgtagcgccgccgccacgtgctccaccccgccgtagtcgccggccgagctccatccgcgtcgcgccgctgcctccgccgtcgccgccggtcgccgtcaccaccgttaggtgcgcgggagggtggagaagcccggccgctATCTCCCCGaagccgccgaccaccgcagccccgtcgccgccgtcgaccgaagccgcgccgacgctagacctcgtcgccggccgtcgtcgttcgtcgtttggttcgagggtgagtaccgttgggttcgtctcgtcgtcctctacgtgttcttgtcctccaaagtcgcagccgaccatccaatctccggcgaggtcgccatcttggttcggccattgatgaggtcatcatcatgacgtcatcatcgtttttttctttttcctgtttttctaatagattaaatcttcggaaattcataactaaatcatcgtaactcggttttgagtggttcaagttgctaaattcatctaaaatcaggatctacatgtttgtttactttatatgtactttttatttggtttttattagtctttttcttcgttttgcgtgttagtttgtcgtttccgtcgttgcgaaggttcgtgagtgcgccggaagtattcaagaagattaattgaagaccgattattgcaaggcaagtcacacagatcctaaacacaatcctttgagcatgttgatcctatatttaaattctctatttatttcaactgtgcatttattttcgaatgtcaccgggtggtgtgaaactattcctttgttatggccaatttgcattgattactttattccttgataccttgggttattataacttgactagttgagctttatatattggttcagctagatattagatatgattgcttagccatgcttagaaacattagcacactattgggataacttatgactcattgtttaatgatggtttaatcgtagctcacgatggttaatcatgttatgataattaattgataactaaaacttgacaatggtgggttgtgagcacatggttttgaaggtcatgctcatgataattaaggaccggttcacgagctactgttgtgaaacattaaccgtaccaaccacaagccagcatgggcaacggctttaccttctgtatagcatgattcattgcggggcaccagactgagaagcggcgagaagtccgtgggggtcgctggggagtccatgcctctggttatatttatagagggggtgattatgatccaggaatggtgcactgtggtgagttgtgttgtgcaaagggtattgtcacagcctctattcgggtactttccaggatcgcgacgcatggtagacatgatgaggaggctgtgtcttgtgggtacagtggtacacctctggccagagtaaaactattcgaatagccgtgcccgcggttatgggcgggttgagcaatgtttttcgtgattagtctcacacctctcacaataattatggatgttatatctggtaataatttgcttagctcctggtttggagttagatctgtacagccgggtatggttgttcaggatggttgggcctgtgcagcatgggtgtgctgttcagtgttgattaaaatttctgattaattactccactgttttactcctcttaaatgttttgctaaatgctgcttttgcaaatgagcctatattatgccatcctttggtatccttgtgcacttgcatatttgctgtgtggcttgttgagtatgtcatatgctcattcttgcaataatcaatcaacctcagttgaagaaaaaggatccagaaggagaagacgtttggcttataccccagttgagctgcctgtgggagtggagccggagcttcgctagaccgtaattccgctgcagttttcttttcttttgaaagtATGTAACACTATAAATAGTGATGattctgtatattaaattgtcagtttgtgtacctcggctgattcctggacgaggattttatgcacaaataagttcggaaattactagtgaatttctgggcggcgtaacaattcaaagatcatttcattgattaatttaattggaaaagtaataataatcctcttcctagtcttgggccctttccagcccatctccctcttttgtctgcacggccgtgcagcccaagtcggcccagccgagcttcccccttctctttctttctttgctttgttttcagccagcccaagacgaaaagtctaatttgcctccctcGACACTGTTTATCTTCCACCTCTAGCAGCCGAACTGAGACCGATTTGGCTCggtttttctcctccaaatctgacctttccccttgtgtttttctaaaattagttgaggggaaatattcctcttatcctcctctatctttcccctcaagaatcggagcaaatggTTGAGTATCTTgcccgaatcaaactcgttttcgagtttatctccaaaaccgagttttctcggatcgatttcttgcgggaggagtccgatctcttcaatccaaggctataaataggaccccctagttcccctctttcgtttgccccatctcccgtggtctcccgtgctccgtagagtcgccgccgcgcgcacctagttcgccgccgccgccggccgtcttcagccacgccgcgccgtcgcttgcgtcgtcgccgccgcttgccgccgccgccgttaggtgcgccgtggtgaggagaacctcggccgcccgtcccccttcgccgccgaccaccggagctccgccgtcgccgtcaagccgagccgccgccgccgtcctcttcgtcgccggccatcatcgttcgtcgtttgtcattgtggtgagtaccgttgggttcgcctcgtcgtcctctacgcgtaggtgtcctCCAATCACCCGGCCAAGgtccctagctccggcgaggtcgccaaccCTAGCCGGCCTCCGTGGGTGATGTCATGCTGACATCAtcatcctttcttttttttccttttttctaatagatgaaatcttcggaaaatcataactaaataaccatagatccgtttcaggtggttcaagttgctaaatttttctaaaataaagatctacatattaaaattgtccataaattgaattaaatttatttaagtcTTTTTAAATGgactttaattagatttaatcttgtaaaattcataataaattcatttgaagtcggaatgaggccgttcaagtctcataattcatctaaaattatgatctacatgtttgtttactttttatgtattgtttatttggtttttattagtctttttcttcgttttgcgtgttagcttgtcgtttccgtcgttgcgaaggttcgtgagtgcgtcggaagtgatcaagaaggttaattgaagatcgattattgcaaggcaagtcacacagatcctaaacacaatcctttgagcatgttgatcctatatttaaattctctatttatttcaactgtgcatttattttcgaatgtcaccgggtggtgtgaacctattcctttgttatggccaatttgcattgaatgccctattccttgataccttgggtaataaattgattagcttgaaccttatgtattggtttggttcagctaaaagttatatatataattgcttagcaatgcttagaaacattagctcactaatgggatgaatcatatatactacattattatttatggttatatttaatggtagctcacgatggttaatcgtgtgatgttaattaattgataattaaaacctggttaaggtgggttgtgagcatatggttttgatggttgtgctcatgacaattaaggaccggttcgcgagctactgttgtgagacattaaccgtaccaaccacaagccagcgtgggcaacggctttatcctttgtatagcatggttcattatagtgcgccagactgagaagtggcgagaagtccacgggggtcgctggggagtccatgccttgtttataagggggtgattatgatccaggaacggtgcactgttttgagttgtgttgtgcaaagggtattgtcacgatttccccctttgcaatgccgtggtggtatttcggggcatggcaacatgtgtggaatcgtgtcttgtgggtacagtggtacacctctggccagagtaaaactattcgaatagccgtgcccgcggttatgggcgggttgagcaatgtttttcgtgattagtctcacacctctcacaataattatggatgttatatctggtaataatttgtttagctcctggtttggagttagatctgtacagccgggtatggttgttcaggatggttgggcctgtgcagcatgggtgtgctgttcagtgttgattaaaatttctgattaattactccactgttttactcctcttaaatgttttgctaaatgctgcttttgcaaatgagcctatattatgccatcctttggtatccttgtgcacttgcatatttgctgtgtggcttgttgagtatgtcatatgctcattcttgcaataatcaatcaacctcagttgaagaaaaaggatccagaaggagaagacgtttggcttataccccagttgagctgcctgtgggagtggagccggagcttcgctagaccgtaattccgctgcagttttcttttcttttgaaagtATGTAACACTATTattgatggatttgtatattaaattgtcagtttgtgtacctcggctgattcctggacgaggattttatgcacaaattagttcggaaattattagtgaatttccgggcgtgacaagttggtcaaaaataaatgcacagttgaaataaatagagaatttaaatataggatcaacatgctcaaaggattgtgtttaggatctgtgtgacttgccttgcaataatcggtcttcaattaatcttcttgaatacttccggcgcactcacgaaccttcgcaacgacggaaacgacaaactaacaactcaccacagtgcaccgttcctggatcataatctccccctcaaaaccagaggcaatggactccccagcgacccccaccgacttctcgccgcttcacagtctggcaccctataatgaatcatgctatacaaaaggtaaagctgttgcccacgctggcttgtggttggcacggtaaatgtttcacaacagtagctcgcgaaccggtccttaattgtcatgagcacaaccatcaaaaccatatgctcacaacccacccttaatcaggttttaattatcaattaattaacaaaacacgattaaccatcgtgagctaccattaaatataaccataattaataatatagtatatatgattcatcccattaatgagcttatctttctaagcatggctaagcaattatacatatagcatttagctgaaccaattcaatatataaggtccaagctaatcaatttataacccataggaaaataaagtcatattcgaccattaattaattaggaaaggctcaccacccaatgacattcgaaaataatgcataagttgaaataaaacattagctttaaacgggttcaacatgctcaaagggttgtttgggatctgtgtgacttgccttgaacTTCCGCAAATGCttccgaaccttcctcaacgaaaacgctctcctccagaacgtcggaaactaaagcaaaagaacaaaatcaataaaacagtacaaaaacaagcataaacagtacatgtggatatttttaacatgtagatcttgattttagaaaaatttagcaacttgaaccactcgaatccgagttacggtgatttagttatgaatttccaaaatttaaTCGATTTTCATCTAATAAAGAAAACTAAAAAGAGGTttatgacgtcatgatgacgtcatcaccgccGGCCATGACACGGGTGATGTGACCACCGGCGCTAGAGGGGTCGGCCGGGCTAACGGAGGAcatctacgcgtagaggacgacgacgcgaactcaccggtgcaaaaaaaactatgacggacgacggcgaacggcggccggcgacgagctccaacGGTGACTCGGctcgggtcggcggcggcggcggcgctctggcgaccggcgacggcggcgaagggacGGCTGGGGTGCTCCTCCTCCGTGcgcacccgacggcggcgaaaggaggcggcggcgacggctagggcgacgtggcggcggcgctacgggcgACGGCTCGACTTGGGACAAgaggcaaacggaagaggacgactagggaaTGCTATTTAAAGGCTTGGATTAGGgagatcggactccaaccgAGAGGAATCGAAGACGGAAAATCTTcgggttagtttggagagataaactcgaaaacgagtttgattcggataaaatacgaAGCAATTag
The window above is part of the Oryza sativa Japonica Group chromosome 7, ASM3414082v1 genome. Proteins encoded here:
- the LOC9268479 gene encoding F-box protein At3g07870; translated protein: MASRSQCAKVSGEAGTTASPSAAGGGEGGGAALPADVLFEVLLRLGPKDVCRLRGVCRSWRALTTDATFVAAHAARHRGPLLAGGVLDFDVFPSVDVLLMDLSGSVVKRIRHAATHLVLPTTNLDLLCVTEVYTCRATLLNPITGAAVHLPEPLSTPHSLRGRSLSDFDGSFKYGRDSNGDYKVLRVLTDCHNKQFPEQLFEILSLDESSRYHMRWRAKKALPMCVRRDAIGGVVINGVVYFLLDGRPNGVKNAHRESYEMDHMALFDLCSERWISYLEGPMATHPEMNNIDEILPEPLEMSVYQNLSLSELSGALVVAQYTDYRSAEIKSYVDLWYLMDSEKQIWEKKYRIVLEMDTWDTEHIFPHAHPSLILDDGRILIYITVHLANFEGQYTRRVMRLYDPETDTLGSDLVDVKNIHSIGFFSGSLLSIQNGQGL